The following are from one region of the Halarcobacter sp. genome:
- a CDS encoding AraC family transcriptional regulator → MKKETLEKRDKIANAIMYYVYTHIDTHIDLEELSYDLDISKFHMHRVFKEAFGKNIYESIKSIRLQKAANLLLTNRYSTISNIANLCGYSSHSSFIKAFTKRFDMSPKQWRKGGYKSYSNEIMKQSKKAMNSKADFSRLVPTIVKMPEIKSYYIRNKGYNINIRETWQKLQTLILNNDIKEYKQIALLHDNPVITPLNECQYIACIQTDEKEETLSQRVPKFKISSGVYAKFDVQGHQGDILKFMNWVYHEWLINSEYETTTKPSYIIYHKNNFLSDDNEFNMSFYVSINY, encoded by the coding sequence ATGAAAAAAGAAACACTAGAAAAAAGAGATAAAATTGCAAATGCAATAATGTATTATGTGTACACCCATATCGACACTCATATCGACCTTGAAGAGTTAAGTTATGATTTAGATATAAGTAAGTTTCATATGCATAGGGTTTTTAAAGAAGCTTTTGGAAAAAATATTTATGAGAGTATAAAATCAATTAGATTGCAAAAAGCTGCAAATTTACTTCTAACAAATAGATATTCAACTATTTCAAATATTGCAAATCTTTGTGGATATAGTTCCCATTCCTCTTTTATCAAAGCTTTTACAAAAAGATTTGATATGTCACCAAAGCAGTGGAGAAAAGGTGGATATAAAAGTTACTCTAATGAGATTATGAAACAGTCAAAAAAAGCTATGAACTCAAAAGCAGATTTTTCAAGACTTGTTCCTACAATTGTAAAGATGCCAGAGATAAAAAGTTATTATATTAGAAATAAAGGTTATAACATAAATATTAGAGAGACTTGGCAAAAACTTCAAACCCTTATTTTAAACAATGATATAAAAGAGTATAAACAAATTGCTTTGTTACACGACAATCCTGTAATTACACCACTTAATGAGTGTCAATATATAGCTTGTATACAAACAGATGAAAAAGAAGAGACCTTATCTCAAAGAGTGCCTAAGTTTAAAATATCAAGTGGAGTATATGCTAAGTTTGATGTTCAAGGACATCAAGGGGATATTTTAAAGTTTATGAATTGGGTTTATCATGAATGGCTTATTAATAGCGAATATGAAACAACAACTAAACCCTCATATATAATCTATCATAAAAACAATTTTTTAAGTGATGATAATGAGTTTAATATGAGTTTTTATGTATCAATAAACTATTAG
- a CDS encoding N-acyl amino acid synthase FeeM domain-containing protein, whose translation MVYINKNITVQKLEELYKQQNDFKNFDKTFLFEKFIDIVLSFNKKINFESNYTNLKKVNSAEELVKIFQLRSEIYGNLGYQNEFPNYLPNMNFDFYDETAAIIYTEDNNEITSTCRLIFDSDKHLPIEEKLDLSDIRIKFPKLSEISRLMVKKENKGLSLDFKYLMAGMYYLKTQNGLDASASVFLKEHFKLYEKLGGFNIERSLESYGHLDKPFVISSWNPANVSRFFKKAFLKIS comes from the coding sequence ATGGTATATATTAACAAAAACATAACTGTACAAAAGCTAGAGGAATTGTATAAACAACAAAACGATTTTAAAAATTTTGATAAAACTTTTTTATTTGAAAAGTTTATTGATATTGTTTTATCTTTTAATAAAAAGATAAATTTTGAATCAAACTATACTAACTTGAAAAAAGTTAATAGTGCTGAGGAGTTAGTTAAAATCTTTCAATTAAGAAGTGAAATATATGGAAACTTAGGTTATCAAAATGAGTTTCCAAATTATCTTCCAAATATGAATTTTGACTTTTATGATGAAACAGCTGCAATCATATATACAGAAGATAATAATGAAATCACATCAACTTGTAGATTAATATTTGATTCAGACAAGCATTTACCAATTGAAGAAAAATTGGATCTATCTGATATTAGAATCAAGTTTCCAAAACTAAGTGAAATTTCACGACTAATGGTAAAAAAAGAAAACAAAGGTTTAAGTTTAGATTTTAAATACTTGATGGCAGGAATGTATTATCTAAAAACCCAAAATGGTTTAGATGCATCTGCCTCTGTATTTTTAAAAGAACATTTCAAACTTTATGAAAAACTTGGTGGGTTTAATATAGAAAGAAGTTTAGAATCCTATGGCCATCTTGATAAACCTTTTGTAATTTCATCCTGGAATCCAGCAAATGTTTCAAGATTTTTCAAAAAAGCTTTTTTGAAAATTAGTTAA
- a CDS encoding 7TM diverse intracellular signaling domain-containing protein, protein MHKKIKYILIFILTLSSSIFANKLIDINKTSDDLMSSSYIYIDNTNSETIETIKNKEFKRIDNSKPKSFGYSPNFTVWIKLTLINTSDEIQKRILEYESSLTTHINFYYDGKVLHEGLFQISPDRNTLEPVFIINLKEKEYKTYYLQLSSKITTLIVNYKLYDLKSFFEKEVYRQNILVFFFTAMFILAAYNLVIYFIVKSSSYLFYVFYILGISLHQFFYTGYSTLFIQDPVLVESIIKGASLIVAIPIFFFSLFTISFTNTKENHPTLYKYLRVYLYLYPLIIFLIVYLQEQGWIRNIFSALLLLLVLLLTLYSVLKRNRQSYFLLLGWIIFFCSMISMYLASAGVYNIYNDIPYMVELFLVLEGLIFSIALADRIKILELEKNKVQLSLIKYQENETIRLKSMVDEKTEKLQSALQDKEFLLKELNHRVKNNMQTIISLIRLQKDSIKDPKMSEMLISIQNRLNAMSEVHQLLYSSHEDLSFISPTEYFISIVNGIKETTYSEDIIVNYDIKSYLKTEEVLYCGLIINELVTNCIKHAFTLDEGEIFIKFHEEKDKKILEVIDNGIGFPKNAKESFGMDLMRSLVELYLKGNIEIINNNGTHITITWY, encoded by the coding sequence TTGCATAAAAAAATAAAATATATTCTTATCTTTATACTAACTCTTTCTTCCTCCATATTTGCAAATAAATTAATTGATATAAATAAAACAAGTGATGACTTGATGTCATCTAGTTATATTTATATAGATAACACAAATAGTGAGACGATTGAAACTATAAAAAACAAAGAGTTTAAAAGAATCGATAACTCAAAACCTAAATCTTTTGGATATTCGCCAAATTTTACAGTTTGGATAAAACTTACACTTATAAACACATCTGATGAAATTCAAAAAAGAATATTAGAATATGAAAGTTCCCTTACAACGCATATAAATTTTTATTATGATGGTAAGGTCTTACATGAAGGTTTATTTCAAATTAGTCCTGATAGAAATACCTTAGAACCAGTATTTATTATAAATCTAAAAGAAAAAGAATATAAAACATACTATTTACAGTTATCATCTAAGATAACTACATTGATTGTTAACTATAAATTGTATGATTTAAAAAGTTTTTTTGAAAAAGAGGTTTATAGACAAAATATCTTAGTTTTTTTCTTTACGGCGATGTTTATATTAGCTGCATATAATCTGGTTATTTATTTTATTGTTAAGTCATCTAGTTATCTATTTTATGTATTTTATATATTGGGTATATCTTTACATCAATTTTTTTATACAGGGTATTCTACACTTTTTATTCAAGACCCGGTATTAGTTGAATCTATTATAAAAGGTGCCTCATTAATTGTTGCAATACCAATTTTTTTCTTTTCTTTATTTACTATTTCTTTTACAAATACAAAAGAGAATCATCCTACTCTATACAAATATTTAAGAGTTTATCTTTATCTATACCCTTTAATCATATTTTTAATTGTGTATCTACAAGAGCAAGGTTGGATTAGAAATATTTTTTCTGCTCTTTTACTTTTGTTAGTATTGTTGCTAACTTTATATAGTGTATTAAAAAGAAACAGACAAAGTTACTTTTTACTATTGGGTTGGATTATCTTCTTTTGCTCAATGATAAGTATGTATCTAGCAAGTGCAGGTGTATATAATATCTATAATGATATTCCTTATATGGTAGAATTATTTTTAGTCTTAGAAGGATTGATTTTCTCAATTGCCTTGGCTGATAGAATTAAAATATTAGAGCTTGAAAAAAATAAAGTTCAACTTTCACTAATCAAATATCAAGAAAATGAAACCATAAGATTAAAATCTATGGTAGATGAAAAAACAGAAAAGCTACAATCTGCTCTTCAAGATAAAGAGTTTTTATTAAAAGAGCTTAATCATAGGGTTAAAAATAATATGCAAACAATTATTTCTCTTATACGATTACAAAAAGACAGTATAAAAGATCCTAAGATGTCAGAAATGCTTATTAGTATACAAAATAGACTAAATGCAATGAGTGAAGTTCATCAATTGTTGTATAGTAGTCATGAAGATTTATCTTTTATAAGTCCTACTGAATATTTTATTTCTATTGTGAATGGGATAAAAGAAACTACATACAGTGAAGATATTATTGTTAATTATGATATTAAATCTTATTTAAAAACTGAAGAGGTTCTTTATTGTGGACTTATAATAAATGAGTTAGTAACAAATTGTATTAAACATGCATTTACTCTAGATGAAGGTGAAATTTTTATAAAATTTCATGAAGAAAAAGATAAAAAGATATTAGAGGTAATAGATAATGGAATTGGATTTCCCAAAAATGCAAAAGAGTCTTTTGGAATGGATTTAATGCGTTCTTTAGTGGAACTTTATTTAAAAGGAAATATTGAAATAATAAACAATAATGGTACTCATATAACAATAACCTGGTATTAA
- a CDS encoding response regulator — translation MNTKYKILIVEDQAITAMEIKQIVLALGLDVVGIAKSNEEAVKKFEEYLPEIVIMDIKIQGDRDGITTVKDMYKIGETSVIYLTAFNDDATIDRAIETYPLAYEIKPFNKASLQSTIKIVMSKLNKDIVEKPILNVDLGYNYSFNQDTKKLYFNNTFIKLGYQETELLFMLIKAKEQIVSYKQIENEIWEGNVISDSSVRTLIWRLRTKFEYKIIETIPYEGIRLLININK, via the coding sequence ATGAATACAAAATACAAAATACTAATTGTAGAAGATCAAGCAATAACTGCAATGGAGATAAAACAAATTGTTTTAGCACTGGGCTTAGATGTAGTAGGAATTGCTAAATCAAATGAAGAAGCTGTTAAAAAGTTTGAAGAATACTTACCTGAAATCGTAATTATGGATATAAAAATACAAGGTGATAGAGATGGAATCACTACTGTAAAAGATATGTATAAAATAGGTGAAACTAGTGTAATTTATCTTACAGCCTTTAATGATGATGCTACAATTGATAGGGCTATTGAAACATACCCTTTGGCTTATGAAATAAAACCCTTTAATAAAGCTAGTTTACAATCAACTATAAAAATAGTAATGAGTAAACTAAATAAAGATATTGTAGAAAAGCCTATTTTAAATGTAGATTTAGGCTATAACTATTCCTTTAATCAAGACACAAAAAAATTATACTTCAATAACACTTTTATAAAATTAGGATACCAAGAAACAGAACTTTTGTTTATGCTTATTAAAGCAAAAGAGCAAATTGTTTCATATAAGCAAATAGAGAATGAAATATGGGAAGGCAATGTTATCTCAGATAGTTCAGTAAGAACACTTATTTGGAGATTAAGAACTAAATTCGAATATAAAATTATTGAAACCATTCCTTATGAAGGGATTAGATTGCTTATAAATATAAATAAGTAA